A single window of Bombyx mori chromosome 17, ASM3026992v2 DNA harbors:
- the LOC101736592 gene encoding synaptogyrin isoform X2, protein MDTSGAYGGGKAGGAFDPQAFIQRPHVIVRAVCWLFSVIVMGCISSKGWRTDSDGKDHCVYNDDTNACNYGVGISVIAFIASVAFIVGEYLFEQMSSVKTRKHYVLADLGFSAFWAFLYFVGFCYLSNAWGKTEKPPIGTANNMQGAIAFCFFSIFAWVACAFFAFQRFRMGADAAFAPAYEVEGAIGSPGGFPTYPGAPDPQPTYTEPPFSQTAGNTGNMDYTAPTY, encoded by the exons ATGGATACTTCCGGTGCGTATGGGGGTGGAAAAGCTGGAGGCGCGTTTGACCCTCAGGCTTTTATTCAAAGGCCTCATGTGATCGTCAGGGCGGTATGTTGG CTGTTCAGCGTGATTGTAATGGGCTGCATATCATCCAAGGGCTGGCGTACTGACTCTGATGGGAAGGACCATTGCGTGTACAATGATGACACAAATGCATGTAACTATGGTGTCGGGATATCTGTCATTGCATTCATTGCCTCCGTGGCTTTTATTGTCGGGGAATATCTCTTTGAGCAAATGTCCTCTGTCAAGACTAGGAAGCATTATGTGTTGGCTGACTTAGGTTTTTCTG CATTCTGGGCCTTCTTGTATTTCGTTGGATTCTGCTATTTGTCCAATGCTTGGGGCAAAACTGAGAAGCCACCGATCGGAACGGCGAACAACATGCAGGGCGCTATTGCATTCTGCTTCTTCTCCATATTTGCTTGG GTGGCCTGCGCTTTCTTCGCTTTCCAACGGTTCCGCATGGGCGCTGATGCGGCGTTCGCTCCGGCATACGAAGTGGAGGGCGCGATCGGAAGCCCTGGAGGCTTTCCCACCTACCCAGGGGCTCCAGACCCGCAGCCTACCTACACCGAACCTCCCTTCTCACAGACAGCTGGAAACACAG
- the LOC101736592 gene encoding synaptogyrin isoform X1, protein MDTSGAYGGGKAGGAFDPQAFIQRPHVIVRAVCWLFSVIVMGCISSKGWRTDSDGKDHCVYNDDTNACNYGVGISVIAFIASVAFIVGEYLFEQMSSVKTRKHYVLADLGFSAFWAFLYFVGFCYLSNAWGKTEKPPIGTANNMQGAIAFCFFSIFAWVACAFFAFQRFRMGADAAFAPAYEVEGAIGSPGGFPTYPGAPDPQPTYTEPPFSQTAGNTGNKDYNMRQTLILFFEVVATVVDSAKHCSCWG, encoded by the exons ATGGATACTTCCGGTGCGTATGGGGGTGGAAAAGCTGGAGGCGCGTTTGACCCTCAGGCTTTTATTCAAAGGCCTCATGTGATCGTCAGGGCGGTATGTTGG CTGTTCAGCGTGATTGTAATGGGCTGCATATCATCCAAGGGCTGGCGTACTGACTCTGATGGGAAGGACCATTGCGTGTACAATGATGACACAAATGCATGTAACTATGGTGTCGGGATATCTGTCATTGCATTCATTGCCTCCGTGGCTTTTATTGTCGGGGAATATCTCTTTGAGCAAATGTCCTCTGTCAAGACTAGGAAGCATTATGTGTTGGCTGACTTAGGTTTTTCTG CATTCTGGGCCTTCTTGTATTTCGTTGGATTCTGCTATTTGTCCAATGCTTGGGGCAAAACTGAGAAGCCACCGATCGGAACGGCGAACAACATGCAGGGCGCTATTGCATTCTGCTTCTTCTCCATATTTGCTTGG GTGGCCTGCGCTTTCTTCGCTTTCCAACGGTTCCGCATGGGCGCTGATGCGGCGTTCGCTCCGGCATACGAAGTGGAGGGCGCGATCGGAAGCCCTGGAGGCTTTCCCACCTACCCAGGGGCTCCAGACCCGCAGCCTACCTACACCGAACCTCCCTTCTCACAGACAGCTGGAAACACAGGTAACAAAGATTATAATATGCGGCAAACTTTAATACTATTCTTCGAAGTCGTCGcaacggtggtagattctgcaaagcactgctcttgctggggttag